A window of Elusimicrobiaceae bacterium contains these coding sequences:
- a CDS encoding helix-turn-helix domain-containing protein: MTRKKSEDIANKIRIFMLKNGISQRDLAKKMKVAPQTVSRFLTGENSFRTDTLEKISEALNVPANYFFSEVHGSAIGSNAQVNSSADIQKDIKLLSTQVELLTTKMLIIEQEIKALKKGKEL; this comes from the coding sequence ATGACGAGAAAAAAAAGCGAAGACATAGCAAATAAAATTAGAATTTTTATGCTAAAGAATGGAATTTCGCAACGTGATTTAGCAAAAAAAATGAAAGTAGCTCCGCAGACAGTTAGTCGGTTTTTGACTGGCGAAAATTCATTTCGCACTGACACATTAGAAAAAATAAGCGAGGCATTAAATGTGCCCGCAAATTATTTTTTTAGCGAAGTACACGGCTCTGCTATCGGGTCAAACGCGCAAGTCAATTCTTCTGCTGATATACAGAAAGATATTAAATTACTTTCTACACAAGTGGAATTATTAACAACAAAAATGCTGATTATTGAGCAAGAAATAAAAGCTCTTAAAAAGGGGAAAGAGTTATGA